The DNA region GAAAGCGCAAATCCAATCTTGTGATTCCATGCATAGTCAAGCATAGCTTGTATCAATTCATCAACCATTTAATCATCTCGCAGTATCTTGGTTAGCAACTTCTTTTCATCATCAGTAAGTGGACGACCACCATAGGTCATATAGTCATCATTATCTAAGGCTTCTTCAATATCAAATGATAATTTGTCGTTTAGTTGTTCATCATTACTAATTCCTGCAAGTTTGAACATATCACCTTCTGGAATTCTTAAACCTTTAGCCAATTTTCTAAGAGTATCAATTTTAGGCTTTCTTTTGTTATTTTCAATTCTAGATATTTGAGAGGCACTTACGCCAGACTGGATAGCTAATTGATTAACCCCATATCCATTGTCTTTTCTAAGCTGTTTCAGCTTTTCACCAAATTCCATAACGTAGCCTCCTATCACATTTATTTATTATATTTTATTGCCTATTGGCAATTTTCACAATATTTTTTGCCTTTTTGCAACAAAAAATATTGCCTTTTGTCAAAAGGGTATATAATATAATTTGTAATCAAGAAAAAGAGGTGATTACAAATGAATTCAGAAGAACGGATGGTTCCTAAAAGTGATGAATTAAAAGCAATAATGAAAAAGAAGAATTTATCCAATGCTGAATTGGATTCATTGATGGGAGTTAATGTATCAACGGTTTGTCATTTTATGAATGGTAAGAGAGGAATGTCAGCAACAACTATTGGCAAACTATTGAATTCTTTAAATCTTTCAAGCGAAGATTTTAACCGCTTATTTATTTTTAACCAATCGTTGCCAAAAGGGAATGGTATGATAACATAGGCAATCGCAATCGCTCTTTGAAAACTAAACGTTCAGCTAATTCATTGAAAGGAGGTTAATTGAATGGAATACAAAAGCATTCTAGAAAATGAAATTAAAAAATTAAGAAGAGAAAGTATTGCATATGACGCTGATAAAGAGGCTGAAAGATCATTGGCAATTCTTGAAATTGTTAAATATTTAGATAAAAAAGCTCTAACGAAAACATCGCTAGGGCTATCGATGAAAGTACAAATTAAATTGTTAAAAGTGCATTTAACAATTTAATCAACTAAGAACTTCTTCATGATTTCTTTTAATAGTTTGAACTTGAATTCAGCTTCAATATTGGTAGCTTGATACGATGCATCTGAAAGTTTAGAAAACTGTTTTGCTATTTGCGTGTTTATAGCTTCTGAACTGTATTCATCAAAATTAGAAAGTGAATTTTTTCTAGTTCTGCTAACTTTTGCTTAAATTCATCTTTTAATTCATCATGTGATTCTTTGTAGTACTTATCGAGTTTTGTATCAAATTCTTCAGATGTCATATTTTCACCTCCCTTCGTGGAGTAATTAAATTATATATAAAAAAGGAGCATTTCAATTATGGACTTCAAATATTTGGATAATGATTCAAAAAGAGTTATAGGAATAGCTTCTAATATGGAAATAAATGGTCGGCACTATGTCGAATTATTTATTTCGCCTATAAAGAAAAATACAACAAAAAAAGCCTCCGTGCTCTTATTTAAAGTTATGGCACAAAAATAATTAAACTTTAATGCTGATTCGATTCGTATTGTACCAGTGAATATAGTTCGATGTTCTAACTACTACATATTCATAACTATTGAAACGGGTCAAAAGGGCAAACTCACGTTTGAGTAACGATTGAAATGGCTTCAATGGGACTATCGTATGGATTGCCCTTCTTAGAATAAGATTGGCGGATATGATTGACTTTAAGGACCTTCTCAAATTGAGAAATCGTATATTGACTGCCCATATCTGAATGTAAATATTTTTTGTCCCTAAGTGCATCAATAATAGTTGATTTAACTAACTCACTCGTCATTGACTTAGAAATTTTGTAAGCTAACACGTTAGAAGACTGGTCATCAAAGGCCGTACCTAAATAAACCCATGTTCCTGGTTTAAGCTCTAGATAAGTAATATCTGCTCGCCAAACTGATTTAGAACGGGTTAACTTTTTAATTAAATTAGGTCGTTTGGGCATAATCAACTTGCGTACCTTGTTTCTTAAACCGTCTAATCATTAACGAGTGAATATTTAATTCATTCATTAATCGTTTTACTCTCCACGTCCCAATCTTGATTCCACAAGTTGTCCTCAGGGAAACACGTAAATGCGGTGCGCCATAAACTTTATAGTTATTTTGCCAAATTTCATTAATTTTAGGCTTAATTACTTCGTCTTTCTTGCGGCGACTACTCGCCTGATAATGCTTCCAGTTATAGTAGGTTCGCCGCGGCAGCCCGATTGCTCTCAAAATGCTAGTAATGCGATAACCATTCTTTTGGAGCTGCTCAATTAGCTTCAGTCCTTTAACTCTGGTTATTTTTTGCCAAGAATTATCGCAGCAACTTTTAAAATATCACGTTCCGCTTCAACTTGCGCTAATTGCTTTTTAAGGGCTCTAAATTCTGCATTCGTGACGTTACCGTCTTCAGTTGAAATTACTTTTTGATCCTTGAATCATTTAGCAATAGAGTTTACGGTCATACCATATTCTCTTGAAATTTAGATCATAGAACGATTTTCGTCATTATGCATCTTTACGATGCTATCTTTGAATTTTTTTGAATACCTTTTTGAATAATTAGACAAATTAAAAAATCCCATTTTAAATGATATTATCTCACAAAACCTAAGGATTTGCTGTACCATTATTTAGTATAGAATCAGTTTAATAATTATGTATATTGCTCTCTAGCAATTGACTGTCCCTTTGACTGTCCTTTATTTTAATCTATTTAAATGTTAGCAATTATAATTCGCCTTTGCTATACTTTAGTAAGGATTTGAAAGGACTGATACGATTGAGTTTATTATTATCACCAGTAAAGATTGCTAATCTAGAGTTGAATAACCGGGTAGTAATGTCACCAATGTGCATGTATTCTGTTCAAAAAAGGGATGGAGTGTTAGAACCGTTTCACTTCGTTCACTATGGCGCCAGAGCACTTGCAAAGGTGGGGATGGTGATTACTGAAGCCACCGCTGTGTTACCAAATGGCAGAATTTCGGACAGGGACCTGGGGCTTTGGAATGAAGAACAGGCTGATAAGTTATCAGAATTAGTGGATTGGCTGCATTCGTTTGGTACGAAGGTCGGGGTGCAATTAAACCATGCTGGACGGAAGGCTGAGGATGCTGAAATTGTTTCTGCACCCAGTCTACTGCAATACAGCGCTGACTATTCCAAACCACATGAATTAGACCGCCCTGAAATTAAGGAAATTAAAGCTGCGTTTGTGAAGGCTGCTGAGCGGGCACAGCGGGCCGGGGTTGATATGCTTGAAATTCATGGGGCACATGGCTACCTATTAGATCAATTTCTTTCTGCCTTGACCAATCACCGGACCGATGAATATGGTGGCTCACTTAAAAATCGCTACCGGTTAGTTCATGAAATCGTTACTGAAATCAGAGCACGATTTAACGGCTCGTTATGGATTCGCTTGTCTCTGACTGACTATGATGAGACCGGAGTGCAGAACACAATCGATGATTGGAAACAAGTTGGCAAGTGGCTTGAAGCTGATGGGATTGATTTAATCGATGTCTCCACGGGTGGTCTGATTAATAAAGCCCCAAATTTGCCGGTTCATGATGGCTATCAAACTCCGTTTGCCACTGAATTGAAAGCTGCGGTTTCGATTCCAGTATCGACGGTGGGGTTATTAGATAATCCTGGACTATGTGAATATATTTTACAAAATCATCAGGCTGATTTAATTCTTGAGGGCCGGGCATTACTCAGAAATACCAATTGGCTAAGTGACGCTGCTAAGCAGCTACATGATCATGATTTTAAGGCCTATAATGGTTCTTATCAACGAGGACAAAAGTAGTTCGGCTGCTTTTGAACTAAAGAAGGAATTTAATAATAAATTCTTTCTTTTTTATTTTTAATTATAAAAAATACATTATTTATTATTTATAATTTATTTTTAATTGCAAATAATATGAAGGAGCGATAACAATGAACATTGCAGTGATGGGGGCAACCACCCTAACGGGAAATGCAATCATGCGCCAGGGAACCCAAACCGGGAATCAAATGACGGCAATTGATGATGATGCTGATAAGGCAATTCAATTATTTGGGCAGACCACACCGTTAATTGCTGGTGATCCAATGGAACTAATTAAGGAACAATTAGAACATTTTGATGTAATTATTGATGCCTATTTACCGAAACCGGAGCAAGCATATCGACAAGTTGATTTAGCCACTAAGTTAGTGGCGATGTTTCGTGAAACGCATGCACCAAAATTAATTTTTATCTTGGGTGCTAATAGTCTGTTGACGGGGCATCGTTATGAACACTTGTTAATGCAGGACTTAAAAAACGTGCCCATGATGAATCCGTACCTACCGTTATTCAATGAACAATTGAACGAGTATCTTTTTTTACGGACAATTAAAGACGTGAATTGGCTGGGTATTTCACCGGCAATTGATGTTTATGAAGGTCCGGTAACTAAATATCAAGTGGGAGCGAACCATGTCTTACGGAATAGTGCTGGGCAATCACGGATTTCATATGCAACGTTAGGCAAAGCCGTGATTGATGAGGTTGAAAAACCTGCTCACCATATGGCTAGATTTACGGTGGCAGAGGAATAGGGAGGCATAAACATGGCTGAAATACCAATTAATGATCATGACACGTTGAATTTAGGCAATCCAAATGCACCGCACCAACTAACGGTGGTGATGAATTTAAGTTGTCGTTATTGTAAACAGTGGTGGCGCCGCAATTTCAAAACGATTCAAAGCGCCATGGATGCTGGACGGTTAGCTTTGCACATCAAGTTTTGGACTGTTAATAAACCGGCGTTGCTAATTGGCAACATTGCTCACCAATTCATTGATTTTAAGCATCCGGAGATGGCTTTTGAATTTGTAAAAAAATTAATTCAAAATCAAAATGATTTCAAACGCTATTCAGTAGAAGCAGTTCCCAAATATTTACAATCTGAATATGGGGTCGTAACGCACAATGATGATTCCGACATTATAAATACGACCCTCGAATTAAAAAGCGCTGGCGTCCGTGGAATTCCTACGATTATCATTGATGGCAATTGGCATGATAGTTATCACTATCGGTTACCTGAGTTATAATTTTTAATTGACAGTTAGCGATTGAACGCCTAGAATTTTTGGTAACTAGACTGGGGGCGGAAGACTTGAATAATAATATGGGGCGATTAACGTTGATTGCGCTTTTGTTGGTGGGGCTTCCATTGACCGGATTAACCAATAATGATGTGATTGCATCAGCAAACGGGACTGATCGTGTTACCACTAAAAAGATTGGCATTATGGTTGCGTTAAAACAAAAATATGGTTACATGAATAATCAATTTATTCACTTTTGGAGTTACTATAACAAGACCAAGTTTACTAAAAAGCTCCGCGGTGATCATTGGCTAACGGTTAATGGTGATGGGACTGCTGATACCTATTTTAAGGTGCATGGTAATCTAGTGACTTATCATTCTTTGGAACCGACTAAAAATGGTGGAGTTGCTGGAGCTAAAGTGCTTACCCACCATACAACCGTAAGTAATTTGAAGAAGCATTACTATGGAAATCATAAACAGCGATCAAAGGTAAATCGCTACGACCGAATAATTAAGAATAGTACTTGGTAGGATCACTATTGATAGGTCTAATTGAAAAATAGCCGGTAACCATTTGTGATTAAATGGTTACCGGTTATTTTGGGTTAAAAATCTAATAAGAATGCCAAAACTAAATCCTTAATGTGGGAAATTTCACTGGGGCTTAATTCAAAAAGGTAGGCTTGATTAATGTTACCATGTTTGTTAAAGGCATCATGATCAGCTCGTTTGTGGTTAGGGTTAGCAAAAAATTCCCGTTCCGGAGCGAGGGGGATTTTTAAATGATGCATTTTTAAATCAACTTGCCAACCCGCTTGCCCCCAGATATATTTGTGAAATTCAGCGGGTTTAGCAGCAGCATATGAATCACTGATTGCAATGCTGATCCCCATGATATGTTGGTGGTGGACATTTATAATGATGTCGCCTGTTTTAATGTTTTGCATGCATTCGTACGAATTGGATTGACTACCATCACGGTTTCTTTGTGGTGACCATAAAATTTGCTTTGCAAACTCGTATTGATAGCTTTGATTTTGTGAAACTAAGTACCATTTAGCCATTTGATCATTCCTGTTAATTATTAATATATTAATAATTTTAAATGATCAGTGATTAAAAAGATAGATCTAAAATGTATCATATTAAGATAATACGCAATAGAATGGAATGATAATCATCAAATTCAAAATTATTGGTAGGTATATCCTGAGTTTAGTCGTTAATATGGGGGCAAGCTTTGTAATTGTGACTTTTTTACGAGTTAGTTTGCCAACTAGTTTGACCCATGGAAACATCCCCGAGGTTCCGCCAGCGCCAATTGCTGATTTTTTGTTAATTGGCTGTTTAATTGCGATGGGGCTAATGGTTAACTGGTTGCTTAATTCCAACATTGGAAAGCAACTAACTGATCAACGGAATTCCCCGTTGCTATTAAGGGGAATTAACTGGTTGGGCCTAATTTTTATTGCATTTGCACTGGTTGGCATTAGCCTAGTGGTAAATGAGGGGAAATTCAATGATTTGATGCAGGCTAGCTTGATGGTTGCTCAATGGGGAAGTATCATTTTGACGCTAGTTGATTTAATGTTTACATTAAGACGAAATAATGCTAACTGGTACCGGTGGGCCCTTTTATTCCAATTAATGACAATCATGTGCTTCTGGCTGAATTTATGGATTTCACCAGCTTAATCAAATAGCTTACTAGCGTTAATAGTAAGCTATTTTTAGTTAAATCCGCTTCAGTGATTATTAATGTAAAATATGATTGTTCATTAATTAAAAATAGATTAGAATTTAATGTTGAAATTATTAGATGAAATGGTATACTTAGAACACTGTTGTGATTAAACAAAGGAGTGGATACATATGACAAGAAAAGTAGGCGTAATTGGAATGGGGAACGTAGGTGCAGCCGTTGCCCATCATATGGTAGTAGATGGTGTGGCTGATGATTTGGTATTAATTGATACTAATGAAAACAAGGTCCAAGCAGATGCGACTGATTTTCAAGATGCGCTTTCTAACTTACCGGAACATACTAACATTACGGTGAATGATTATTCAGCATTAAAGGATGCTGACGTAGTTGTTTCAGCAGTTGGTAAAATTTCACTACAAAAGGATAATAAAGAACACGATCGGTTTATTGAACTGCCATTTACGAAGAATGCAGTTCGCGACGTAAGTGAAAAACTGAAAGCATCGGGATTTCATGGGGTATTAATCGATATTACTAATCCTTGTGATGTAATTACAATGATGTACCAAAAATTCACTGGGTTTCCTAAGCATCGGGTGATGGGAACCGGAACGTTGCTTGATTCATCACGAATGCGCCGTGCGGTTTCATCGGAATTACATATTGATCCCCGTTCGGTTGGTGGTTATAACCTTGGTGAACATGGGAATTCCCAATTTACCGCTTGGTCGACCGTTAAGGCGTTAGGCCGGCCAGTAGAAGAAGTTGCAAAGGAACGCAACGTGGATCTTGCTGATTTAGATGAGGTCGCAAGAGCCGGTGGATACACCGTTTACCATGGGAAACATTATACCAACTATGGGATTGCTTCTGCTGCAGTTCGATTGACCAAGGTTATCTTAAGTGATGCCCATGCTGAACTACCAGTTTCCAATTGGAATGAGGAATATCAAACCTACTTATCATACCCAGCAATTGTGGGGCGTGATGGTGTGGTGGAACAAGATAAATTGAATTTAACGGATGAAGAAAAGAAAAAATTGCAGGCATCTGCAAACTACATCAAGACGCGTTTTGATGACACCATTGCTAGCATGGAATAGCAGTAATTAAAAAAGCCCAACCTATTATTATCTTGATAGGTTGGGCTTTTAATTACTTAGTAGTTGTTTTTTCAGGGGTATGAATGTGCTTAATTTGAAACCCGGTTACGGCACTTAAAATGGAAAAGACTGGTGAAAATAAACTTAGAAATACAAATGGAAGGTATGCAATGGTTGGAACCCCTAGAGTAGCGGTCACGAAGCTTCCGGCAACCCCCCATGGAATGAGGTACGTTAATGCGGTTCCACCATCTTCTAGTGCCCGGCTCAATGCAACTGGGGCTAAATTATGCTCCTTAAATGCCTTTGCGAATGATTCACCTGGCAAGATCAATGAAAGAAATTGTTCTCCAATGAAGAAGTTCACTCCCAAACAGGTAATGATTACCGAAATAATCAACGAAGCGGTGGAGCGTAAGTGACTGGTCAATGGGACCATGATGGCTTTAATGATCCCTAGGTTAATCAGGAGCCCCCCAATTGATAGGGCAACAAAGATTAAAGCAACGGTCCCCATCATTCCAGCAATGCCACCCCGGGTCAACAGCATATCTACCCGCTTGTCACCGGTTTGTGAAACGAATCCGTTTTGAATTACGTTGTTAATTTTAATGAGGTTGAGTCCAGGCATCCGTAGTAATCCCATGATTCCTGATACCAATAGGTTAATAAATAGGGTCGGAATGGTTGGAATCTTAATCCATGCACAGATGAACAATAAAAAGACTGGAATTAGCGCAACTGGTGAAATGATAAAATGGTGTTGTAACACACTGATGGTTTGGTTCACACTAGCAAAGTTAGCATGGCCGGTATGCCGACCTAAAAACGTGTACATGATAAATGCAACGATACTAGCTGGAATGGTTGACCACATTAAGTTTTTAATGTGATCAATTAGATTAGCATGAACGACTGAAGCAGCTACGTTCGTGGAGACTGAGAGTGGGGATGCTTTGTCACCGAAGACGGCTCCCGATAAAATGGCACCAGCAGTCATTGCTGGATCCACGCCTAAGGTTAGACCAATCCCCATGAATGCAATTCCGAGGGTTGAACAAACTGTAAAGGCACTTCCAATTACGGCGCCCATTGCACCACAGATTACAAACACTGATGGGAGGAACCAGTTCACGTTGATTAAATGAAATCCGTAAACCATTAGGGTTGGAATAATGCCGGTAGCAATCCAAAGTCCGATTAGTGATCCAATTAATAAAAAGATAAATAGTGGTAAAATCCCTGATTTAATACCAACAATGAAACTCTCGTTAATGTGATCCCAAGAAAAGCCACGCCACTTAGCCCAGAAAATTAAGACCATGATGCCAAATAGGATGGGCACTTCTGGTGAGATATGTAATCCAATGATTCCAACTGCCATGAGGGCAAGGATTCCGATTAGAATAATAATGCTTTCAGTTAAGGTTAGTTCTGGTTTTTTATTTTTCATGATAAATGATCCTCTCTATTTGATTAAGCTAAATTTAATGAAAGTAATCATTTTGATATCGAACGATTCCACCGCAATGATGCAGGTTTAACATTTTAACTCCTCCTTAAAACAAAAAAGTCCCAATTGCAATAAATGCAATTGGGACGATGTG from Nicoliella spurrieriana includes:
- a CDS encoding helix-turn-helix domain-containing protein — its product is MNSEERMVPKSDELKAIMKKKNLSNAELDSLMGVNVSTVCHFMNGKRGMSATTIGKLLNSLNLSSEDFNRLFIFNQSLPKGNGMIT
- a CDS encoding L-lactate dehydrogenase, with the translated sequence MTRKVGVIGMGNVGAAVAHHMVVDGVADDLVLIDTNENKVQADATDFQDALSNLPEHTNITVNDYSALKDADVVVSAVGKISLQKDNKEHDRFIELPFTKNAVRDVSEKLKASGFHGVLIDITNPCDVITMMYQKFTGFPKHRVMGTGTLLDSSRMRRAVSSELHIDPRSVGGYNLGEHGNSQFTAWSTVKALGRPVEEVAKERNVDLADLDEVARAGGYTVYHGKHYTNYGIASAAVRLTKVILSDAHAELPVSNWNEEYQTYLSYPAIVGRDGVVEQDKLNLTDEEKKKLQASANYIKTRFDDTIASME
- a CDS encoding IS3 family transposase, with the translated sequence MKPFQSLLKREFALLTRFNSYEYVVVRTSNYIHWYNTNRISIKV
- a CDS encoding helix-turn-helix domain-containing protein, which encodes MEFGEKLKQLRKDNGYGVNQLAIQSGVSASQISRIENNKRKPKIDTLRKLAKGLRIPEGDMFKLAGISNDEQLNDKLSFDIEEALDNDDYMTYGGRPLTDDEKKLLTKILRDD
- a CDS encoding DsbA family protein, whose amino-acid sequence is MAEIPINDHDTLNLGNPNAPHQLTVVMNLSCRYCKQWWRRNFKTIQSAMDAGRLALHIKFWTVNKPALLIGNIAHQFIDFKHPEMAFEFVKKLIQNQNDFKRYSVEAVPKYLQSEYGVVTHNDDSDIINTTLELKSAGVRGIPTIIIDGNWHDSYHYRLPEL
- a CDS encoding IS3 family transposase, giving the protein MRAIGLPRRTYYNWKHYQASSRRKKDEVIKPKINEIWQNNYKVYGAPHLRVSLRTTCGIKIGTWRVKRLMNELNIHSLMIRRFKKQGTQVDYAQTT
- the nhaC gene encoding Na+/H+ antiporter NhaC, encoding MKNKKPELTLTESIIILIGILALMAVGIIGLHISPEVPILFGIMVLIFWAKWRGFSWDHINESFIVGIKSGILPLFIFLLIGSLIGLWIATGIIPTLMVYGFHLINVNWFLPSVFVICGAMGAVIGSAFTVCSTLGIAFMGIGLTLGVDPAMTAGAILSGAVFGDKASPLSVSTNVAASVVHANLIDHIKNLMWSTIPASIVAFIMYTFLGRHTGHANFASVNQTISVLQHHFIISPVALIPVFLLFICAWIKIPTIPTLFINLLVSGIMGLLRMPGLNLIKINNVIQNGFVSQTGDKRVDMLLTRGGIAGMMGTVALIFVALSIGGLLINLGIIKAIMVPLTSHLRSTASLIISVIITCLGVNFFIGEQFLSLILPGESFAKAFKEHNLAPVALSRALEDGGTALTYLIPWGVAGSFVTATLGVPTIAYLPFVFLSLFSPVFSILSAVTGFQIKHIHTPEKTTTK
- a CDS encoding NADH:flavin oxidoreductase/NADH oxidase is translated as MSLLLSPVKIANLELNNRVVMSPMCMYSVQKRDGVLEPFHFVHYGARALAKVGMVITEATAVLPNGRISDRDLGLWNEEQADKLSELVDWLHSFGTKVGVQLNHAGRKAEDAEIVSAPSLLQYSADYSKPHELDRPEIKEIKAAFVKAAERAQRAGVDMLEIHGAHGYLLDQFLSALTNHRTDEYGGSLKNRYRLVHEIVTEIRARFNGSLWIRLSLTDYDETGVQNTIDDWKQVGKWLEADGIDLIDVSTGGLINKAPNLPVHDGYQTPFATELKAAVSIPVSTVGLLDNPGLCEYILQNHQADLILEGRALLRNTNWLSDAAKQLHDHDFKAYNGSYQRGQK
- a CDS encoding Lreu_0056 family protein, encoding MNNNMGRLTLIALLLVGLPLTGLTNNDVIASANGTDRVTTKKIGIMVALKQKYGYMNNQFIHFWSYYNKTKFTKKLRGDHWLTVNGDGTADTYFKVHGNLVTYHSLEPTKNGGVAGAKVLTHHTTVSNLKKHYYGNHKQRSKVNRYDRIIKNSTW
- a CDS encoding NAD(P)-dependent oxidoreductase produces the protein MNIAVMGATTLTGNAIMRQGTQTGNQMTAIDDDADKAIQLFGQTTPLIAGDPMELIKEQLEHFDVIIDAYLPKPEQAYRQVDLATKLVAMFRETHAPKLIFILGANSLLTGHRYEHLLMQDLKNVPMMNPYLPLFNEQLNEYLFLRTIKDVNWLGISPAIDVYEGPVTKYQVGANHVLRNSAGQSRISYATLGKAVIDEVEKPAHHMARFTVAEE
- a CDS encoding DDE-type integrase/transposase/recombinase, with translation MPKRPNLIKKLTRSKSVWRADITYLELKPGTWVYLGTAFDDQSSNVLAYKISKSMTSELVKSTIIDALRDKKYLHSDMGSQYTISQFEKVLKVNHIRQSYSKKGNPYDSPIEAISIVTQT